A window of Streptomyces sp. NBC_01689 genomic DNA:
TGCCCGGGACCCGGGGAAATCCGACGCCCACGCTCAGGCCCAGCCGGAGCTTCAGCTCCGAGCGGTTGAGACCGAACGCCTCGACCCGGATGCGTACCCAGCCGTCCTTCCTCGGTGGCAGCGGGAGGGTGGTCAGCCGCAGGTTGGACACGGGGCCGGGAGCGGAGAGCCGCACGGCGCGCATGGTGGTCGGCGAGGACGTCACGGGCCTGCCTTCTTCCCTGGGTAGGAGAGCCGGACGGCGGTGCTCAACGTACGGCGGGCCCGCGTTCATTCCCAACTCGCTTGCCCTGCTGTTCCGTTGACGCCCGCGGGTGCACCGCGCCGGCGACCGCGGGCCCGCTCTCGCCCCGGCCGCGGACGTGCGCGGCCTGCGCGACGAGGACGACTCCCGCGAGCAGTACGAAGCCGGCTCCGCCAACCACCACGCCGGTCCACCCGAACGCGGAGAACATCACTCCGGCGACGGCCGACCCGACGGCGCCGCCCGCGAACACCGCGAAGATGTAGACGGTGTTGAGGCGGGCCCTGATCTCCGGCGGTGCGGCGAAGATGCGTGCCTGGTTGGCGATCTGACCGCTGGTGGTCCCGTAACCGAGCAGGTTGCAGCCGACGGCGAGGGCGATCAGCGACTGGCCGGTGGCTCCGAACAGGGCGAAGGCGAGCAGGACCGACGCGAGGGACAGGGCGTTGACCCTGCGCGCGCCCCAGCGGTCGGCCAGGCGTCCCGAGTAGCGGGCGGCCAGCGCTCCGGGGACGCTGAACAGCCCGAAGAGGCCGATCACCGCGGGTCCGAGTGCGATCGGGGCGGCGGTGAGATGGAAGGCGAGCGACGACCAGAACGCGGAGAAGGCGGCGAAGACCGTCGCCCCCAGCGCGGCCGAGAGGCGCAGCGGCGCGTGTTCGGCGATCAGCCCGGGGAGCGAGGCCAGCAGGCGGGGATAGCTCTGTCGCGGTCCGCGCCGGACGGGCGGGTCGGCGGGCATGTAGCGCGGGAGGACCAGGAGCAGGGCGCCGGTGGCCACGGCGGCCACGACGAAGCCGGCCCGCCAGGTTCCGGTGGCTTCGGCGATCAGCCCGGCGGCCGTACGGGAGAGCAGGGCTCCCATCGTCAGGCCGGTCCCCACGGCTCCGAGGACGCGGCCGGCGTGGCCCGGAGTCGCCATGGAGACGATGGTCGGCATGATGACCTGCGGGAGCACGGTACTGGCGGAGAGCACCAGGGTGGCCATGCTCAGCAGGGCCACCGAGGGGGCCGCGGCACCGGCGAGGAGAGCCACGGCGGTGACGGCCAGCAGCACGGTCGACAGACGGCGCAGCCGTACGCCGTCGGCGAGCGGCACGATGGCGATGATGCCCAACGCTTAGCCGATCTGCCCGGTCGTGGCCACCAGTGCGGCGGTCGAGGCCGAGGTGTGGAAGCCGCGGGCGATCTCGTCCAGGAGCGGCTGGGTGAAATAGATGTTGGACACGGTGATGGCCGTCGCCGTCGCGAAGACGGGGATGGTGCCCCGCTTCACGCCCGGACGGGTGACTGCGCTGGTCATGGGATCGGTCCTCAGGTGCGGGATGCGAGCGACTCGGTCTCCACGTCATTGTGGATGATGTAAGACATCCACAAATCAGGATTACCTCAGTCATCCTGAAAGTCAACCGCGGGCCTCTCGGGAGGCCCGTCGGGAAGCTCCTGCCATGGACAGGACCGCCGGTCGGTCGATTACGGAGCCGGACGCGCACTCGGCGGGCACTCGCGAACGCTTCCCCTCACGCGGCCGGGCGGCCGCACGAGCCCGTCACGCCGGAACGTGGCCACCGGTACGCCACGGTGTCGCACCAGGGCACGGGAAAGAGCACCGCGGGCGCGAGAGGGCACGGAACACCCGCCCGGAGAAAGGCACTTGGCGGCGCAGCGAGGTCCGGGACATGCGAAACGGTCCCCTCCGCGGCTTCGGACCGGGGCGATGACGGCCGGCGGACGGAACGCGCGCGACGGTGGGGGTTGCGCACGACAGCGGGAGCGCGCGCGACGGCCGGAACGCGTACGACGGTCGGGGGGGCGCGTCACGTCGCCCGGCCGCTCAGCCCGGCCGCTCAGCCCGGCCGCTCGGTCCGGCCACTCAGCCGGGCCGCTCAGCCGGGCCGCTCAGGCGGCCCGGGTCAGCGGGGAGAGCCGGCGGGGAACGTCAGCGGGCCGCGTGGAACGTACGCCGGTAGGCCTGCGGCGAGACGCCGATCGCCGCGTGCAGATGCTGGCGCAGGGACGTGCCCGTCGCGAAGCCGACCTCGCCCGCGATCTGGTCGACCGAGAGTTCGCTGGACTCCAGAAGGTGGCGGGCGCGGGTGACGCGCTGCTGGATGAGCCAGCGGCCGGGGCTCAGTCCCACCTCGTCGTGGAACCGCCGGGCGAAGGTCCGCAGGCTCATCCGGGCGTGGCCCGCGAGGTCGGCCAGGGTCAGCGGGTCACCCAGACGGGCCAGTGCCCACACCCGGGTCGCGGCCGTACTGGTCGCCACGGGATCGGGAACGGGCCGCTCGATGTACTGGGCCTGACCGCCGTCACGCCAGGGCGGCACCACACAGCGCCGCGCCACGCTGTTGGCCAGTTCGCTGCCGTGGTCCTTGCGCAGGATGTGCAGGCAGATGTCGACCCCGGAGGCGGCACCGGCGGAGGTGAGGACCGTGCCGTCGTCCACGAAGAGCACGTCCGGGTCCAGGTCCACGCCGGGGTACGCACGGCGGAACTCGTCGGCGAGCTGCCAGTGCGTGGTGGCCCGCCGTCCCTCCAGCAGCCCGGCCGCGGCCAGCACGAACGCGCCGGTGCAGATGGAGACGAGCCGGGTGCCCGGCCGGATGAGCGCGAGTGCCGCGGCGACCTCGTCGGGCAGCTCCTCGGTCACGCTCGACGGCGTGATGGCCGGGATCACCACCGTGTCCGCGGTGCGCAGGACCTCGGGACCGTGCTCGACGGTGATCGAGAAGTCCGCGTTGCTGCGGACCGGCCCGCCGTCGACGGTGCAGGTCAGCACCTCGTACCGGTCGTCGGCCGCACCGAGGATCCGGCTGGGGATGCCGAGCTCGAAGGGGTAGACACCGTCGAGCGCCAGCACGACCACTCTCTCCGCACGCCGCATGGCACGATCCTATCGGAGATTGGCAATCGTGCCATTTCACGGAGCTTCCGATCCGGGCAGGGTGGAAGCCATGAGTGACAAGAACACGATGCGCGCGATCAGTCAGGACGTTCTCGGCGACCCCGGGGTCCTCAAGGAAGTGGAGATGGAGCGCCCGGTTCCCGGGCCCAGCGAGGTGTTGGTGAGGGTGCGGGCGGCCGGGGTCAACCCGACCGACTGGAAGCACCGGGCGACGGGCGCGTTCCTCGGCCGGCCGCCTTTCGTCCTGGGCTGGGACGTGTCCGGCGTGGTCGAGGCCGTCGGTATCGGCGTGACCGTTCACGCGCCGGGCGACGAGGTCTTCGGCATGCTGCCCTATCCGTTCGGCCACGGCTCGCACGCCGAGTACGTGACCGCTCCGGCGCGTTCCTTCGCGCGCAAGCCGGCCGGCCTCGACCACACGGAGGCCGGCGCCCTGCCGCTGGTCTCGCTCACCGCATGGCAGGCACTGGTCGACACGGCCGACGTACAGCCGGGTCAGCGCGTTCTGATCCACGCGGCGGCCGGCGGGGTCGGGCACGTGGCGGTACAGATCGCCAAGGCACGCGGCGCGTACGTGATCGGCACCGCGAGCGCGGGCAAGCACGACTACCTGCGCAAGCTGGGCGCGGACGAGCTGATCGACTACCGGGAGACCGACTTCACCGAGGCTGTCCGCGACGTCGACGTGGTCCTCGACACGATCGGCGACGACAACACCTTCCGGTCGCTGCGCGTACTGCGCAAGGGCGGGATCGTGGTGTCGATCCTGCCGATGGGCCCCGAGGAGCTGTACGAGGAAGCCGCGCGGCTGGGCGTACGGGCGGCGCGGATGCTCGTGGAGGCCGATCAGGCGAGCATGCGGGCGGTCGCGGACCTCGTCGACGAGGGCCTGCTGCGCCCGACGATCGCCGGCACGTTCCCCCTGGCCGACGCCGCCGAGGCGCACGCACTCGGAGAGACCGGCCGGACCGTGGGCAAGCTGGTGCTGGTGGTCGACTGACGCACACCGGGGGGCACGGGCGCGCTCGGCGCCCGTGCCCGCGCGGCGCGCGCCTCCGTGATGATCGCCTCCCCGGTGATCGCCCTACCCTCCAGCGCGCGCCGAGCGCGCCGTGCGGACGAGCACACCGCGCCGGCCGAGCCGAGCGGCGGACTGCTGAAAGACTCGCCGCTCAAATCGAAGACATATGTCAATCGAACATGCTGAAATTCACTCCAACGAGGGTAACTTGCAGTGCGGGGGCCGGAGTTGTGAGCCGCCCCCTGCCCTCACGGGCGGACCAGCGGCCGGTTGGAGGCGATGTCGTCGTGAACCACGCCCCCGCGCCGCCGCACCGGAATCTGCGCGTCCACCAGGACCGCGGCCATACCGTGCTGGAGCTGCACGGGGAGATCGACATCCTCACCGCTCTGGCGATCGCCCCGTATCTGGACTCGGCCACCCGCCCGCCCGAGCCGCGGGTCGTGATCGATCTGCGGCCCGTCGAGTTCTTCGACTGTTCGGGGCTGCGTCTGCTGTACCGGGCGAGAAGCCGGGTCCTCGCCCGGGGCGGAAGCCTGCACCTCGTCTGCGACCGTCCGCTGACCCTGCGCATGCTGACGGTGACCGGCCTGGATAGCGTCCTGCCGCCCTCGGCGACCCTCGACGAGGTCCTGGAGCAGCCGGAGACGGCGCCCGGCACCCTGTGACGACGGCCCGGCCGGGCCTCGCGGCGCGTGCGACATCGGACCCCCGGATCCGTCCATCGCCGGCTGACGGTACGCAACGCTCAGGCGCGACCTGGCCCGGGACCGACGTCCCGTCATCCGCGGGAGAGCGGAAGGTATGACGCGCGTCATACCTGACAGCCCTCCACGCCGGGGGACCCCTAGGTACTATCAAAGCCGTACCTAGAGCGGAAGGTTCCGTACCGGTTTCTGCCGGACGGGCCGCAGCTCGGTCGCCCGTCACGGCCCACACGCCTGCCCGGCACCGCGACGGCGACGAACCCACGCCCCCCGGCGGAACGACACCGAAGGACGCCTCCATGCCGATCACCTGCACGATGGTTCCCGCCGCCCGGCTGCGTCGGATCCGCCTCCCCGGCACCGTGTCCGCCCTGCGCGCCGCCTCCCCCGCGACACGGAGCGACCGGCCGGCACCCCAGGCCCCCCGCACCTGTCCGCAGACCTCGGCCGCGACCCAGGACTCCTCCCTCTAGCTGGGCAGCGATCCGGGCGGCCGGAGCGCCGAGCGAGTCCCCGACCCGGTCCGACCGCCCCGGCCGCACCGAAAGGGGTTCCGCACGGCACCACCTGACGAGCCGTCAGTTCTGTTGGTTCCGGTCGACCTTCCCTGCGGACCCC
This region includes:
- a CDS encoding MFS transporter, with product MGIIAIVPLADGVRLRRLSTVLLAVTAVALLAGAAAPSVALLSMATLVLSASTVLPQVIMPTIVSMATPGHAGRVLGAVGTGLTMGALLSRTAAGLIAEATGTWRAGFVVAAVATGALLLVLPRYMPADPPVRRGPRQSYPRLLASLPGLIAEHAPLRLSAALGATVFAAFSAFWSSLAFHLTAAPIALGPAVIGLFGLFSVPGALAARYSGRLADRWGARRVNALSLASVLLAFALFGATGQSLIALAVGCNLLGYGTTSGQIANQARIFAAPPEIRARLNTVYIFAVFAGGAVGSAVAGVMFSAFGWTGVVVGGAGFVLLAGVVLVAQAAHVRGRGESGPAVAGAVHPRASTEQQGKRVGNERGPAVR
- a CDS encoding GlxA family transcriptional regulator, translating into MRRAERVVVLALDGVYPFELGIPSRILGAADDRYEVLTCTVDGGPVRSNADFSITVEHGPEVLRTADTVVIPAITPSSVTEELPDEVAAALALIRPGTRLVSICTGAFVLAAAGLLEGRRATTHWQLADEFRRAYPGVDLDPDVLFVDDGTVLTSAGAASGVDICLHILRKDHGSELANSVARRCVVPPWRDGGQAQYIERPVPDPVATSTAATRVWALARLGDPLTLADLAGHARMSLRTFARRFHDEVGLSPGRWLIQQRVTRARHLLESSELSVDQIAGEVGFATGTSLRQHLHAAIGVSPQAYRRTFHAAR
- a CDS encoding NADP-dependent oxidoreductase — protein: MSDKNTMRAISQDVLGDPGVLKEVEMERPVPGPSEVLVRVRAAGVNPTDWKHRATGAFLGRPPFVLGWDVSGVVEAVGIGVTVHAPGDEVFGMLPYPFGHGSHAEYVTAPARSFARKPAGLDHTEAGALPLVSLTAWQALVDTADVQPGQRVLIHAAAGGVGHVAVQIAKARGAYVIGTASAGKHDYLRKLGADELIDYRETDFTEAVRDVDVVLDTIGDDNTFRSLRVLRKGGIVVSILPMGPEELYEEAARLGVRAARMLVEADQASMRAVADLVDEGLLRPTIAGTFPLADAAEAHALGETGRTVGKLVLVVD
- a CDS encoding anti-sigma factor antagonist (This anti-anti-sigma factor, or anti-sigma factor antagonist, belongs to a family that includes characterized members SpoIIAA, RsbV, RsfA, and RsfB.) translates to MNHAPAPPHRNLRVHQDRGHTVLELHGEIDILTALAIAPYLDSATRPPEPRVVIDLRPVEFFDCSGLRLLYRARSRVLARGGSLHLVCDRPLTLRMLTVTGLDSVLPPSATLDEVLEQPETAPGTL